From one Vibrio neonatus genomic stretch:
- a CDS encoding Lon protease family protein, which produces MAISSLSSAALYRDADLDLLSSKSTKDIPPIDEIVGQERAQSAVEFAMSIREKGYNIYAIGRNGLGKRTMILRYLKRHPFDQHQLYDWCYVANFEDIRVPKVLKVPRGIGQSLRADIDKLMTKLLKAIPLAFDNEMYFSRADRLKNQLATKQATALEALTKKAKEESVSLTITAQGDYQFVALDGEEPYTEASFELLDKKTQARFDKTIDTLEVSLRHIIRDLTEWEEQFTDKIQKLNADVTLGVIGHFIKELKVKYKKYGEVKQYLADLQADIVENVDIFLEEGDEQGEIATASLDKKLPRRYKVNVIVSQPKDELPIIIEESPNYHSLFGYVETATFKGTVFTDFSLIRAGALHKANGGVLLMDAVKVLEQPYVWDGLKRALRAKELSLTALEKQVTMTGAVSLDPQPIPLDVKIILFGDYRTYQLLQHYDSEFAELFRVTADFEDEMKRDPDSELHYCRFISSIVHDNKLLHCDKKAIARIIEHSSRMAADQNKISLHSANIANLLREANYIARSAKANIIRATHVEKALLNQLSRVSRLQENVMETFINGTTLIRVQGEAIGQVNALSVLSTSDHMFGAPNRITATTSFGSGEVIDIERNVDLGGSIHSKGVMILSAYLSSVFGKTAKIPLTTNITFEQSYGGVDGDSASMAEFCAVVSAFSKQANRQDIAITGSMNQFGEAQPIGGVNEKIEGFFDVCKIKGRKPTQGVIIPQSNVHNLMLRADILQAVDKGEFHIWAIEHVSDAIKLFTGKEAGTASDEGSYPIHTIYGIAQAKLNALRK; this is translated from the coding sequence ATGGCTATATCTTCTTTATCCTCTGCGGCGCTGTATCGCGATGCCGACTTAGATCTGCTCTCTAGCAAATCAACCAAAGACATTCCTCCGATTGATGAAATTGTAGGCCAAGAGCGAGCGCAATCAGCAGTTGAATTTGCCATGTCGATTCGCGAAAAAGGCTACAACATATACGCCATAGGTCGCAATGGTTTGGGTAAGCGCACCATGATTTTGCGTTACCTAAAACGTCATCCCTTTGATCAGCACCAATTATACGATTGGTGTTATGTCGCCAATTTTGAAGATATACGTGTCCCCAAAGTGCTAAAAGTGCCTCGCGGAATAGGGCAAAGCTTGCGCGCTGATATTGACAAACTAATGACCAAGTTATTAAAGGCAATTCCGCTAGCTTTTGATAACGAAATGTATTTCTCGCGTGCAGATCGCCTAAAAAATCAATTAGCGACCAAGCAAGCGACCGCCCTTGAAGCGTTAACCAAAAAAGCCAAAGAAGAGAGCGTCAGTCTTACCATCACGGCGCAAGGCGATTATCAGTTTGTCGCTCTGGATGGAGAGGAGCCGTACACCGAAGCTTCCTTTGAGTTATTGGATAAAAAGACCCAAGCTAGATTCGATAAAACCATTGATACCCTTGAAGTATCGCTAAGACACATCATTCGCGATCTTACGGAATGGGAAGAGCAATTTACCGATAAAATTCAAAAATTGAATGCGGATGTGACACTAGGCGTTATCGGGCATTTTATCAAAGAGCTAAAAGTAAAATACAAAAAGTATGGCGAGGTAAAACAGTATTTAGCCGATCTTCAAGCCGATATCGTCGAAAATGTAGATATTTTCCTCGAAGAAGGCGATGAACAAGGTGAAATTGCTACCGCATCATTAGATAAAAAGCTGCCGCGTCGCTATAAGGTCAACGTGATTGTTTCACAGCCTAAAGATGAGCTGCCGATCATCATTGAAGAGAGCCCAAATTATCACTCACTGTTTGGCTATGTAGAAACGGCAACTTTCAAAGGCACCGTGTTCACCGATTTCTCATTAATCAGAGCAGGGGCATTACATAAAGCCAATGGTGGCGTTCTGCTGATGGATGCGGTGAAAGTGCTTGAACAGCCGTATGTGTGGGACGGTCTAAAACGTGCTTTGCGCGCTAAAGAGCTCAGCTTAACCGCGCTCGAAAAACAGGTCACTATGACAGGTGCGGTATCCCTTGATCCTCAGCCAATCCCTTTAGATGTCAAAATTATCTTGTTTGGTGATTACCGAACTTATCAGCTGTTACAGCATTATGATTCGGAGTTTGCTGAGCTATTTAGAGTCACTGCCGATTTTGAAGATGAAATGAAACGAGATCCTGATTCAGAGCTGCACTATTGTCGATTTATCTCTAGCATAGTGCACGACAATAAACTGCTGCATTGCGATAAAAAAGCCATTGCGCGCATTATTGAACACAGCTCGCGAATGGCGGCGGATCAAAACAAAATTTCCCTGCATTCTGCCAATATCGCGAATTTATTGCGTGAAGCAAACTACATTGCCCGAAGCGCCAAGGCGAACATTATACGTGCTACCCATGTAGAGAAAGCACTATTAAATCAACTCTCTAGAGTCAGTCGCTTGCAAGAAAATGTTATGGAAACCTTCATTAATGGCACCACATTAATACGGGTTCAAGGTGAGGCGATAGGGCAGGTTAATGCTCTTTCTGTGCTGAGCACTAGCGATCATATGTTTGGCGCGCCTAACCGTATTACCGCGACCACCTCTTTTGGTAGTGGTGAGGTGATTGATATTGAGCGTAATGTGGATCTTGGAGGCAGTATTCACTCTAAAGGGGTGATGATATTAAGCGCCTATCTTTCGTCTGTTTTTGGTAAAACGGCTAAAATACCATTAACCACCAATATTACCTTTGAGCAGTCTTATGGCGGCGTTGATGGTGATAGTGCCAGTATGGCGGAGTTTTGCGCTGTGGTTTCCGCCTTTTCAAAACAGGCGAATCGGCAAGATATAGCGATTACGGGCTCAATGAATCAGTTTGGTGAAGCGCAACCCATAGGTGGAGTGAACGAAAAAATAGAAGGTTTTTTTGACGTTTGTAAAATCAAAGGACGCAAGCCAACTCAAGGCGTCATTATTCCGCAATCCAATGTACACAATTTGATGTTACGCGCTGATATTTTACAGGCGGTCGATAAAGGCGAATTTCATATTTGGGCAATAGAACATGTCTCGGATGCGATAAAACTGTTTACCGGTAAAGAGGCTGGCACAGCCAGTGATGAGGGTAGTTATCCAATTCATACCATTTACGGAATCGCTCAAGCCAAATTAAATGCGTTGCGCAAGTAA
- a CDS encoding MaoC family dehydratase, which produces MKVVDILKHKRGSLSRHHMEFMDRMSPSLREYWSELVSRAHAQHIFRAWGKDFQKPAVNEEVANPAQDIIEMKPEAEALYLELSQKIGEELHVGSWFSIDQERVDAFGRVTEDMQWIHTDPEKAQQESPFKSTIAHGFLTLALLPRLSDAVDPEKPLFPTAKVTVNMGMNSVRFPYPVRVGSNIRARSSLVKVTPIQKGLEITRELKVEIEGVRRPACVAESVIRLYF; this is translated from the coding sequence ATGAAAGTTGTTGATATTCTTAAACACAAACGAGGATCTCTTTCGAGACATCATATGGAGTTTATGGATAGGATGTCCCCCTCTCTTAGAGAGTATTGGAGTGAACTAGTGAGCCGTGCCCATGCACAGCACATTTTTCGCGCATGGGGAAAAGATTTTCAAAAGCCTGCAGTAAACGAAGAAGTGGCGAATCCGGCGCAAGATATCATCGAGATGAAACCGGAAGCAGAGGCGCTTTACTTGGAGCTATCGCAAAAGATTGGTGAAGAGCTGCATGTGGGAAGCTGGTTTAGCATTGATCAAGAGCGCGTAGATGCGTTTGGTCGAGTGACTGAAGATATGCAGTGGATCCACACTGACCCTGAAAAAGCACAGCAAGAGTCGCCGTTTAAATCGACCATTGCGCATGGCTTCCTGACTTTGGCACTACTGCCACGTTTATCAGATGCCGTTGATCCTGAGAAACCACTTTTTCCTACCGCAAAAGTAACGGTTAATATGGGTATGAACAGCGTTCGCTTCCCTTATCCTGTTCGTGTCGGGAGCAACATTCGCGCTCGTAGCAGTTTAGTGAAAGTGACCCCTATTCAGAAAGGTCTTGAGATCACACGTGAACTGAAAGTGGAAATTGAAGGAGTACGTCGCCCTGCATGTGTAGCGGAATCAGTGATTCGTCTATACTTCTAA
- a CDS encoding phosphate ABC transporter substrate-binding protein: MFRVIITAMACLILSIANVHAAQVNVSGSTSVARVMDILAENFNNTHKDTYIAVQGVGSTAGISLVKNNVAEIGMSSRLLTEREYQDDLVVLPFAYDGLAVVVNQQNSVSNITREQLFKIYTGKITNWKEVGGADRPIAMVTRETSSGSRYAFEDQVGLTRVLNDRRVSTISQSSLVVSTNSMMKTLISYNPQAIGFISMGSIDASVKPLNFDGVVPNSINLLNKSYELARPFLIFHHKDLKDEAALQFAKYVTSKEASAIIENQGYTAHLNK; the protein is encoded by the coding sequence ATGTTTAGAGTAATTATCACGGCAATGGCCTGCCTCATACTCAGTATTGCGAACGTACACGCAGCTCAAGTCAATGTCAGCGGCTCTACCTCGGTAGCACGAGTGATGGATATTTTGGCGGAGAATTTCAATAACACCCATAAAGATACCTATATCGCGGTACAAGGTGTTGGCTCTACAGCAGGTATTTCTTTAGTTAAGAACAATGTGGCTGAAATCGGTATGAGCTCTCGACTATTAACCGAAAGAGAATACCAAGATGATTTAGTGGTATTACCTTTTGCCTACGACGGTCTAGCGGTTGTGGTAAACCAGCAAAATAGTGTCTCTAATATCACCCGTGAACAACTCTTTAAAATTTATACGGGCAAAATTACCAACTGGAAAGAGGTGGGCGGAGCCGATCGTCCTATCGCAATGGTGACTAGAGAAACCTCTTCAGGCTCTCGTTATGCGTTTGAAGACCAAGTTGGCCTAACTCGCGTACTAAACGACCGCCGTGTTTCAACGATTAGTCAATCAAGTTTAGTGGTAAGCACCAACAGCATGATGAAAACCTTAATCAGCTATAATCCACAAGCGATCGGCTTTATTAGCATGGGCTCTATTGATGCCTCTGTTAAGCCACTTAACTTTGACGGTGTTGTACCAAATTCAATTAACTTACTGAACAAGAGTTACGAGCTAGCTCGTCCTTTCTTGATCTTCCATCATAAAGATCTAAAAGACGAAGCAGCATTGCAATTTGCCAAGTACGTCACCTCTAAAGAAGCCAGCGCTATTATTGAAAATCAGGGCTATACCGCTCATTTAAATAAATAA
- a CDS encoding DUF3024 domain-containing protein, with amino-acid sequence MKLSEMEQRQIMKLASDACCSRNHNVCVELSKAEFELSETGIEFYHTRFKLDSKQADHRYLVAKILIRDKAWTLLIAHRDQHDMFEGWHTHPAIETLGNQLHQLIAEVENDPQGLIW; translated from the coding sequence ATGAAGCTATCTGAGATGGAGCAACGGCAAATAATGAAACTGGCCAGCGATGCCTGCTGTTCGCGTAATCACAATGTGTGTGTTGAGTTAAGTAAGGCTGAATTTGAATTATCAGAGACGGGCATTGAGTTTTATCACACTCGATTTAAGTTAGATTCTAAGCAAGCCGATCATCGCTATTTGGTGGCTAAAATTTTAATTCGTGATAAGGCATGGACGTTATTAATAGCACATCGAGATCAACATGATATGTTTGAAGGTTGGCATACACATCCAGCAATCGAAACTCTTGGAAATCAACTCCACCAACTGATTGCAGAAGTGGAGAACGATCCCCAAGGTTTGATTTGGTAA
- the glgC gene encoding glucose-1-phosphate adenylyltransferase has product MQDTLTVILAGGMGSRLAPLTQDRAKPAVPFGGKYRIIDFTLSNCLHSGLRRLLVLTQYKSHSLQKHLRDGWSIFNPELGEYITAVPPQMRKGDAWYEGTADAIYQNLWLLSRSEAKHVVVLSGDHIYRMDYQPMLKQHKKTNAALTIACMEVPAEEASAFGVVGTDTNGRIISFLEKPTDPPTLADKPNKSLVSMGIYIFSMEALVEALEADADIDTSSHDFGHDIIPKLIDAQGVYAYRFGSEEGRVSQDVYWRDVGTVDSFYQANMDLLDPVPPIDLYQDDWGIRSYEQQRPPSRTVPSVTGNQGISINSIVANGVVISGGSVQRSILSSNVKVSDGATIMNSILFDDVKIGEHCELRNCIIDKHVTVPDGTKIGYDIQADRERFTISEQGIVVVPEGYHFE; this is encoded by the coding sequence ATGCAAGATACATTAACCGTCATTTTAGCCGGAGGCATGGGTTCTCGACTTGCACCCTTAACTCAAGACCGTGCCAAGCCTGCTGTTCCCTTTGGCGGAAAATACCGCATTATCGATTTCACGCTCAGTAACTGCCTACATTCTGGGTTGCGTCGCTTATTGGTTCTGACTCAATATAAATCTCACTCTCTACAAAAGCATTTACGTGACGGATGGTCCATTTTCAATCCAGAACTGGGTGAGTACATTACCGCAGTTCCTCCACAAATGCGCAAAGGTGACGCTTGGTACGAAGGAACGGCCGACGCTATCTATCAAAACCTGTGGCTACTATCTCGCAGTGAAGCCAAGCATGTGGTGGTGCTTTCTGGTGACCATATTTATCGTATGGACTACCAGCCTATGCTAAAGCAGCACAAGAAAACCAACGCTGCGTTAACGATCGCTTGTATGGAAGTGCCTGCCGAAGAAGCCAGCGCCTTTGGTGTGGTGGGTACAGATACAAACGGACGCATTATTTCATTTTTGGAAAAGCCTACCGATCCGCCAACTCTGGCAGATAAGCCAAACAAAAGTTTGGTCTCTATGGGCATCTATATTTTCTCTATGGAAGCCTTAGTAGAAGCGTTAGAAGCTGACGCTGACATTGATACTTCCAGCCATGACTTTGGGCACGACATCATTCCTAAGCTTATTGACGCTCAAGGGGTTTACGCCTATCGATTTGGCTCTGAAGAAGGACGAGTGTCTCAAGATGTTTACTGGCGCGATGTAGGAACAGTCGATTCATTTTATCAAGCCAACATGGATTTACTTGATCCCGTTCCGCCTATCGATCTTTACCAAGATGATTGGGGCATTCGCTCATACGAGCAGCAGCGACCACCATCAAGAACAGTCCCTTCTGTTACGGGAAACCAAGGTATTTCCATTAACTCCATCGTCGCTAATGGTGTGGTAATTAGTGGCGGTTCAGTGCAGCGTTCTATTTTGTCATCCAACGTTAAAGTCAGTGATGGCGCGACCATTATGAACAGTATCTTATTTGATGATGTCAAAATTGGTGAGCATTGCGAACTAAGAAACTGCATTATCGATAAGCATGTCACCGTACCTGATGGCACAAAAATTGGTTATGACATACAAGCTGACAGAGAAAGATTTACCATTTCTGAGCAAGGTATAGTGGTCGTACCGGAAGGCTATCACTTCGAGTAA
- the glpK gene encoding glycerol kinase GlpK, which produces MATGSYIVALDQGTTSSRAVVFDSQANIVAQSQREFTQYYPQAGWVEHDPMEIYSSQRSTLIDVLDKLSITPEDVAGIGITNQRETTIVWHKETGKPIYNAIVWQCRRTSQLCKELREQGWEEYIKTATGLVLDPYFSASKIKWILDNVAGARALADDDKLLFGTVDTWLLWKLTHGKVHATDHTNASRTMMFNINSMQWDEKILKLLDIPKSMLPEVKPSSSLFGETCIGENSEIRIPVAGIAGDQQASLFGHRCVNPGQVKNTYGTGCFLLMNTGTQKVDSQHGLLTTLACDAEGKPCYALEGAVFMAGASIQWLRDELRLLNESKDSEYYANKVDSSDGVYVVPAFTGLGAPYWDPYARGTMVGLTRGTSAEHIVRATLESIAYQTFDVINAMQADSHIELSSLRVDGGAARNNFLMQFQSDLLNCEVQRPQLTEVTALGAAFLAGLSVGYWKDLSELEARSEIETRYHPLCDSEKRTKRYAGWQRAIKCAQMWSSLQDEE; this is translated from the coding sequence ATGGCCACAGGCTCTTACATTGTCGCCTTAGACCAAGGCACTACCAGCTCTCGTGCGGTAGTGTTTGACTCACAAGCCAATATTGTTGCTCAATCACAACGAGAATTTACTCAGTATTATCCGCAAGCAGGCTGGGTTGAGCACGATCCGATGGAAATCTATTCATCGCAACGTTCCACATTAATTGATGTATTAGACAAGCTTTCTATCACGCCAGAAGATGTCGCAGGAATTGGCATTACCAATCAACGTGAAACCACCATTGTATGGCACAAAGAGACCGGCAAACCTATTTATAACGCCATTGTTTGGCAATGTCGCCGCACCAGTCAATTGTGCAAAGAGCTAAGAGAGCAAGGCTGGGAAGAGTACATAAAAACCGCGACAGGTCTGGTATTAGACCCGTATTTTTCCGCCAGTAAAATCAAATGGATTTTAGACAATGTAGCGGGTGCAAGAGCCCTAGCTGACGATGATAAATTGCTATTTGGTACGGTAGATACTTGGCTATTGTGGAAGCTGACTCATGGTAAAGTGCATGCCACCGATCACACCAATGCTTCTCGCACTATGATGTTTAATATCAATAGCATGCAGTGGGATGAGAAAATTCTCAAATTGTTGGATATTCCAAAATCTATGCTTCCAGAAGTTAAACCATCGTCGAGTTTGTTTGGTGAAACCTGTATTGGTGAAAACAGCGAGATACGAATTCCAGTTGCGGGTATTGCAGGCGATCAACAAGCCTCATTGTTTGGGCATCGATGTGTTAATCCAGGTCAGGTAAAAAATACGTATGGCACCGGCTGTTTTCTATTAATGAATACCGGCACGCAAAAAGTGGACTCGCAACATGGCTTACTCACCACCTTAGCCTGCGACGCCGAAGGAAAACCTTGTTATGCCCTTGAAGGGGCCGTATTTATGGCAGGAGCGTCGATTCAGTGGCTAAGAGACGAATTGCGCTTACTTAACGAGTCTAAAGATTCTGAATATTACGCCAACAAAGTGGATTCCTCTGATGGTGTATACGTTGTGCCTGCTTTCACCGGGTTAGGCGCACCGTATTGGGACCCGTATGCTCGCGGCACTATGGTAGGGCTTACACGTGGCACTAGTGCGGAGCATATCGTACGTGCGACCTTAGAAAGCATTGCCTATCAAACTTTTGATGTGATCAATGCCATGCAAGCCGACTCTCATATTGAACTGAGTAGTTTACGAGTGGATGGGGGAGCAGCACGAAATAACTTTTTAATGCAGTTTCAATCAGATTTGCTCAATTGCGAGGTGCAACGTCCACAACTGACCGAAGTCACGGCATTGGGCGCCGCTTTCTTAGCGGGGTTAAGTGTTGGCTATTGGAAGGACTTATCTGAACTGGAAGCTCGCTCTGAAATAGAAACGCGTTATCACCCACTTTGTGACAGTGAAAAACGCACCAAACGCTACGCAGGCTGGCAACGAGCGATTAAGTGCGCGCAAATGTGGAGTTCACTGCAGGACGAAGAATAA
- the pyrC gene encoding dihydroorotase: MTNLTITRPDDWHVHLRDGDVLKDTVKDISRYNGRALVMPNTVPPTTNTEQAIAYLERINAHNHSDTFKPLMSLYLTDNTSKEDIQQAKASGQVVACKLYPAGATTNSDSGVTDAKKIYPVLEEMEKQGILLLIHGEVTTHDVDIFDREKQFLDTVLAPIVSDFPNLKIVVEHITTADAVEFVQNANDNVAATITAHHLMYNRNHMLVGGIRPHFYCLPILKRNSHQKALVAAATSGSKKFFLGTDSAPHAKGRKETACGCAGSYTAHASLELYAEVFEAEGKLEHLEAFASHNGPDFYNLPRNSDTVTLVKEEWAVAETMPFGSDIIVPIKGGETISWKVEA, translated from the coding sequence ATGACCAACTTAACCATTACACGCCCAGATGATTGGCATGTACACCTTCGTGATGGTGATGTACTAAAAGATACAGTAAAAGACATTAGTCGCTACAATGGTCGCGCTTTAGTTATGCCAAATACCGTTCCGCCAACGACCAACACTGAGCAAGCTATCGCTTACCTTGAGCGTATCAATGCACACAATCATAGTGATACTTTTAAGCCGTTGATGTCTTTATATCTTACAGATAACACCAGTAAAGAAGATATCCAACAAGCAAAAGCATCAGGTCAAGTTGTTGCATGTAAATTGTACCCTGCAGGTGCAACCACTAACTCGGACTCTGGCGTAACAGACGCTAAGAAAATCTACCCTGTGTTAGAAGAGATGGAAAAACAAGGCATCCTACTGCTGATTCACGGTGAAGTGACTACGCACGATGTTGATATCTTTGATCGTGAAAAACAGTTCTTAGACACAGTATTAGCGCCTATCGTGAGTGATTTTCCAAATCTAAAAATCGTTGTTGAGCACATTACTACGGCTGACGCGGTTGAGTTTGTGCAAAACGCCAATGATAACGTTGCCGCAACCATTACGGCGCACCACTTGATGTATAACCGTAACCACATGTTGGTGGGTGGCATTCGTCCGCACTTCTACTGCTTACCAATTCTAAAGCGCAACAGCCATCAAAAAGCGTTAGTCGCTGCAGCAACCAGTGGTAGCAAGAAATTCTTCCTTGGTACGGACTCTGCGCCGCACGCTAAAGGTCGCAAAGAAACCGCTTGTGGTTGTGCGGGTTCTTACACAGCGCACGCATCATTAGAGCTTTACGCAGAAGTGTTTGAAGCCGAAGGCAAACTAGAACACCTAGAAGCTTTTGCTAGCCATAACGGCCCAGATTTCTACAATCTGCCACGCAACAGCGATACCGTAACTTTAGTGAAAGAAGAGTGGGCAGTAGCCGAAACTATGCCATTTGGTAGCGACATCATCGTGCCAATTAAAGGCGGCGAAACCATCTCTTGGAAAGTAGAAGCTTAA
- a CDS encoding MOSC domain-containing protein encodes MKDLAQLSGINIFPVKSTSGIAQSRVYVGLEGISFDRRFVVTDTAGRMITARKYPKMVTIKSTLLPDGILLSAPNAQDLHLSISDLERNEFECKIWSDRFFAYTTTDTANQWFSNVLGTPALLLYCGEESNRYREKLATKVSFADGYPLLVISQGSLDELNRSASHPQSMSQFRTNLVIDGVPPFAEDSWEKIAIGDVEFKVGKACQRCVLTSVDPKTGEKMAAQEPTATLAKFRADEKGAIFFGMNLIALNEGMIEVGDELRVLETRTAITYADTRI; translated from the coding sequence GTGAAGGATTTAGCTCAATTATCGGGTATTAATATATTTCCGGTAAAATCAACATCTGGCATTGCACAATCCAGAGTTTATGTGGGTTTAGAAGGAATCAGTTTTGATCGCCGTTTTGTGGTGACTGATACGGCGGGTCGCATGATTACCGCACGTAAGTACCCTAAGATGGTGACGATTAAAAGTACGCTACTGCCAGATGGTATTTTACTGAGCGCTCCCAATGCACAAGACCTGCATTTGTCTATATCAGATCTCGAACGTAACGAGTTCGAATGTAAAATCTGGAGCGATCGTTTTTTTGCCTATACCACCACAGACACCGCTAACCAGTGGTTTAGTAACGTATTAGGTACGCCAGCATTACTATTATATTGCGGTGAAGAATCCAACCGCTATCGTGAAAAACTAGCAACCAAAGTTAGCTTTGCCGACGGCTATCCGCTATTGGTTATCTCTCAAGGTTCACTGGATGAGTTAAACCGCAGTGCTTCACACCCACAATCAATGTCACAGTTTCGCACCAACTTGGTGATTGACGGTGTGCCACCTTTTGCCGAAGACAGCTGGGAAAAAATCGCCATTGGTGACGTAGAATTTAAAGTAGGCAAGGCATGCCAGCGCTGCGTATTAACCTCAGTTGATCCGAAGACAGGCGAAAAAATGGCTGCCCAAGAGCCTACCGCCACCTTAGCTAAATTTAGAGCCGACGAAAAAGGCGCGATTTTCTTTGGAATGAACCTCATTGCACTCAATGAAGGTATGATTGAAGTAGGGGATGAGCTTCGAGTTCTAGAAACTCGTACTGCTATTACTTATGCAGATACGCGCATTTAA
- a CDS encoding LysR substrate-binding domain-containing protein, translated as MKVDHGEAVRDAAVNGMGIAMCATWIAYEHLNDGRLVQVLADYP; from the coding sequence ATCAAGGTCGATCATGGGGAAGCGGTACGTGATGCAGCTGTTAATGGCATGGGGATTGCAATGTGCGCTACTTGGATTGCGTATGAACATTTAAATGATGGGCGTTTAGTGCAAGTGTTAGCGGATTATCCATAA
- a CDS encoding polysaccharide lyase family 7 protein has protein sequence MKHIYLKSLLATSVLLAVGCTSTPSAPKFDNNKETGVALLTPVAITASSHDGNGPDRLFDQDLTTRWSSAGDGESATLDYGSVHEFDAVQAAFSKGNERQTRFDIQVSVDGENWTTVLKDQISSGQAIGLERFQFAPAVKARYVKYVGHGNTKNGWNSVTELAAVNCNINACPASHIITPAVVAAEKSMIAEMKAAEKARKEARKDLRKGNFGEKAVYPCETTVTCLRTELPPTPALPATPLAGNAPGENFDMSYWYLSQPFDHDKNGKPDNVSEWNLANGYQHPEVFYTADDGGMVFRAYVKGVRTSENTKYARTELREMLRRGDQSIRTQGVNKNNWVFSSAPVADQKAAGGIDGVLNATLKIDHATTTGNANEVGRFIIGQIHDKNDEPIRLYYRKLPNQATGAVYFAHESKGATKEDFFPLVGDMTAEVGDTGIALGEVFSYQIKVVGNTMTVTLSREGHDDVVQVVDMSDSGYDEGGRYMYFKAGVYNQNISGDLDDYAQATFYKLDASHDQYQAK, from the coding sequence ATGAAACATATATATCTAAAAAGCTTGTTAGCAACTTCTGTCTTATTAGCAGTAGGCTGTACTTCAACTCCTTCAGCTCCAAAGTTTGACAACAACAAAGAGACAGGTGTAGCACTTCTTACTCCAGTTGCAATCACAGCAAGTAGCCACGATGGTAACGGTCCTGACCGTTTATTCGACCAAGACTTAACTACTCGTTGGTCTTCAGCTGGTGACGGCGAGTCAGCGACATTGGACTACGGTTCAGTTCACGAATTTGACGCAGTTCAAGCGGCATTCAGTAAAGGTAATGAGCGTCAAACTCGCTTTGATATCCAAGTATCTGTTGACGGTGAAAACTGGACAACTGTACTAAAAGACCAAATCAGTTCTGGTCAAGCAATTGGTTTAGAGCGCTTCCAGTTCGCACCAGCTGTTAAAGCACGTTACGTAAAATACGTAGGTCACGGTAACACTAAAAACGGTTGGAACAGTGTAACTGAACTAGCTGCTGTTAACTGTAACATCAACGCATGTCCAGCGAGCCACATCATTACTCCAGCAGTTGTTGCTGCAGAGAAGTCAATGATTGCTGAAATGAAAGCAGCAGAGAAAGCACGTAAAGAAGCACGTAAAGACCTTCGTAAAGGTAACTTCGGCGAAAAAGCAGTTTACCCTTGTGAAACTACAGTAACATGTCTACGTACTGAGCTTCCTCCAACACCAGCTCTACCAGCAACTCCACTTGCAGGTAACGCACCAGGTGAAAACTTTGACATGTCTTACTGGTACCTATCTCAACCATTCGACCATGACAAAAACGGCAAACCTGACAACGTTTCTGAGTGGAACCTAGCAAACGGTTACCAACACCCAGAAGTATTCTACACAGCTGACGATGGTGGCATGGTATTCCGCGCTTACGTTAAAGGTGTTCGTACTTCAGAAAACACTAAATACGCTCGTACTGAGCTACGTGAAATGTTGCGTCGTGGTGACCAATCTATCCGTACTCAAGGCGTGAACAAAAACAACTGGGTATTCAGCTCAGCTCCTGTTGCAGACCAAAAAGCAGCTGGCGGCATCGATGGTGTTCTAAACGCAACACTGAAAATCGACCACGCTACTACTACTGGTAATGCTAACGAAGTAGGTCGCTTTATCATTGGTCAAATCCACGATAAAAACGATGAGCCAATCCGTCTTTACTACCGTAAACTACCAAACCAAGCAACTGGTGCGGTTTACTTTGCACACGAAAGCAAAGGCGCAACTAAAGAAGATTTCTTCCCTCTAGTGGGTGATATGACTGCTGAAGTTGGTGATACTGGTATCGCTCTAGGCGAAGTATTCAGCTACCAAATCAAAGTTGTTGGTAACACTATGACTGTTACTCTATCTCGTGAAGGTCATGACGACGTTGTTCAAGTTGTTGACATGAGCGACAGTGGCTACGACGAAGGCGGCCGTTACATGTACTTCAAAGCCGGTGTTTACAACCAAAACATCAGCGGCGACCTAGATGATTACGCTCAAGCTACTTTCTACAAACTTGACGCATCTCACGACCAATACCAAGCTAAATAA